In a single window of the Antedon mediterranea chromosome 1, ecAntMedi1.1, whole genome shotgun sequence genome:
- the LOC140040180 gene encoding homeobox protein dve-1-like has product MEEEVCDPNIVHSVASLSSTNDGATIPCQIPPSSARKRKQMVPKPIRDKTETDDVDVINDDGDAQGCSSGNQWNLTPNKKPVGKMLPLHCIVEQFEQLPQQKEEYAIVSSELVIKDLLKTVLCKIGVRCLEKFYIEGHLQVRNWKPLPFSAICDDKETTIGHLFGEIISHVSLIIKLKKRMESTSWLPNQMMNAGSLRHDESQQGNKNSSNTLHDVATKIKQLIDKRGPSMLVCHGCPFSQNVINQILSGKCSKLISSEKVTAFYLWFNIYSRLADNTLIPAEKLDSTSSTKFMPRRVRGQRTLFDPRYEIPLLFKWYRLNPRPSRLELEAYLSQLNSSERRRNGHPLQYSSLAIWFKNARAKYRDFTKIPSMYRFDRNDGHSLPLNYSQKHYSPRRMIELQDLSQPDSNTRQDPTAQALETLSNVATKVASSLAMSSVSSRLSSLSSDTMACSQLNERYNTVLQHHRQMKDVVESQPNRTSKTTLTVPQPLVPILVGRHQPWQNIVRQSAASNGAPSAAPPTSSIIRARTTTPPAPARPHVSLKGKVSVPCPRKRFNIHPTLEAPRLESWFTVTPKPDREIIRVYATQLNNTDFRRSRDKYTSRIIYVWFKNRRAKQNRLQQRSGIKDGSAVGYPSVGSSEDGMEIDPCDGSDMESNFSGNQSADQSFNYSHGDHLKLESWFQDNPEPTPEMLDKYTNELNCEGSSRGHKMDVEAVSQWFISRRETVTVIKEEPDMYMQPSDDDNSDDWNDVKVRHSVLELLKDLNQTRLAQISPLSQSMISCIANARYTAAISKDKCQEFGRWFRIYRAQTQGFDHH; this is encoded by the exons ATG GAAGAAGAAGTATGTGATCCAAATATAGTGCATTCAGTAGCATCTCTATCAAGTACGAATGACGGCGCCACCATACCATGTCAAATACCACCCTCGTCCGCTcgtaaaagaaaacaaatggtACCAAAACCGATAAGAGATAAAACAGAAACTGATGACGTTGATGTTATTAATGATGATGGAGACGCACAGGGGTGCAGCAGTGGTAACCAGTGGAATCTAACGCCAAATAAAAAACCTG TTGGTAAAATGTTACCATTGCACTGCATAGTGGAACAGTTTGAACAGCTCCCTCAACAGAAAGAAGAATATGCGATAGTTTCGTCCGAATTAGTTATCAAAGACTTGCTTAAAACTGTATTGTGCAAGATTGGAGTTCGATGTCTTGAAAAATTCTACATTGAAG GTCATCTACAAGTACGAAATTGGAAACCGTTGCCGTTTAGTGCGATTTGCGACGACAAGGAGACCACGATTGGACATCTTTTTGGTGAAATCATTTCTCATGTGTCATTGATTATTAAGCTTAAGAAACG aatggAGTCTACATCCTGGTTACCTAACCAGATGATGAATGCGGGTTCGCTCAGGCATGACGAATCACAACAAGGAAATAAGAATAGTAGTAACACACTGCATGATGTAGCCACCAAAATAAAACAGCTGATTGATAAAAGAGGTCCATCGATGCTTGTCTGCCATGGATGTCCATTCTCACAG AATGTTATAAATCAGATTCTGAGTGGGAAATGCAGCAAATTGATATCATCTGAAAAAGTGACCGCATTTTACTTATGGTTCAACATCTACAGTCGGCTTGCTGACAATACATTGATACCCGCCGAGAAACTGGACAGCACAAGCTCTACAAAGTTCATGCCTCGtagggtcagaggtcaaagGACACTATTTGACCCTAGGTATGAAATACCATTACTGTTTAAATGGTATCGCTTGAATCCGCGTCCTAGTCGATTGGAATTGGAAGCTTACCTGTCACAGTTGAATTCTTCTGAAAGACGTAGAAACGGCCATCCTCTGCAGTATTCCTCGCTTGCAATATGGTTTAAAAATGCCCGTGCTAAATATCGAGATTTTACCAAAATTCCATCAATGTATAGATTTGACCGCAATGATGGTCACTCgttgccgttaaattacagcCAGAAGCATTATTCTCCAAGACGGATGATAGAGTTGCAAGATCTGTCGCAACCAGACAGCAACACACGGCAGGATCCAACAGCTCAGGCCTTGGAAACGCTGTCAAATGTGGCGACTAAAGTTGCAAGTAGTCTAGCTATGAGCTCGGTGAGCAGTAGGTTATCATCCTTAAGCTCAGATACAATGGCATGCAGCCAGCTTAACGAGAGATACAATACCGTGTTGCAACATCACCGGCAAATGAAGGATGTTGTTGAATCACAGCCTAACAGAACTTCAAAAACTACTTTAACTGTTCCTCAACCGTTAGTTCCCATACTAGTCGGTCGGCATCAGCCGTGGCAAAATATCGTCAGACAAAGTGCCGCATCAAATGGTGCCCCCAGCGCTGCTCCACCTACCTCCAGTATTATTAGAGCAAGAACCACAACCCCTCCGGCCCCAGCTAGACCCCATGTGTCGCTGAAAGGTAAAGTTTCCGTTCCGTGTCCACGCAAAAGATTTAATATTCACCCAACGCTTGAAGCTCCTCGGTTAGAATCATGGTTCACTGTCACACCAAAACCTGATAGAGAAATAATTCGCGTTTATGCAACACAACTTAACAACACCGACTTCAGACGTTCTCGTGATAAATACACCAGCCGAATAATATACGTATGGTTTAAAAACCGCAGAGCGAAACAAAATCGTTTGCAACAACGAAGTGGTATTAAAGACGGCAGCGCTGTTGGATATCCTTCCGTCGGAAGCTCTGAAGATGGCATGGAAATTGATCCGTGCGATGGATCAGACATGGAAAGCAATTTTTCCGGAAATCAATCCGCTGATCAGTCTTTTAATTATTCTCACGGAGATCATTTGAAGTTGGAGTCGTGGTTCCAGGATAATCCTGAACCAACGCCGGAGATGCTTGACAAGTATACAAACGAACTCAATTGTGAGGGGTCATCGAGAGGTCATAAAATGGACGTTGAAGCAGTGAGCCAATGGTTTATTTCCAGGAGAGAGACAGTGACTGTTATTAAGGAGGAACCAGACATGTATATGCAGCCTAGTGATGACGATAACAG tGATGATTGGAATGATGTGAAAGTACGTCATTCAGTATTGGAGTTGTTAAAAGACTTAAATCAAACAAGGCTTGCTCAGATAAGCCCATTATCACAG TCCATGATATCCTGCATAGCTAATGCAAGGTACACAGCAGCTATAAGTAAAGATAAATGCCAAGAGTTTGGAAGATGGTTCAGAATATACAGGGCTCAAACACAAG GTTTTGATCATCACTAA
- the LOC140040185 gene encoding RAD52 motif-containing protein 1-like isoform X2, which produces MVECEAELIEFKKPLGTSNTLFITGISSKLTQQECSMRLKDIFEVYGLIYDVLVYNKINEAIDSYYAFVKFYSSKAAAKAKAAVHLKYMIDGQLLKVQHPKKGKAIDEANKQLFVEKCYELANYYLGFNGYNASIVSLSKYTEADEKDVASFVCNAKISFRFHDDISSDGIGLGQVAFNPSEIETKIIAVKRAKKMACNRAYGNAFSKVKLVVLSTGKVAPYVDEAASSITSHNLQGIIKINKVDVEEEPLSPEDDINWENTTLLQDINEQLLIDLELDY; this is translated from the exons ATGGTGGAATGTGAAGCTGAATTGATTGAATTCAAAAAACCACTAGGAACATCAAACACGTTGTTTATAACTGGAATCAGTAGCAAGTTGACGCAACAGGAATGCTCT ATGCGGTTAAAAGACATATTTGAAGTATATGGTCTCATCTACGATGTTctagtttacaataaaataaatgaagcCATTGATTCATATTATGCCTTTGTTAAGTTCTACTCAAGTAAAGCAGCAGCTAAGGCTAAGGCAGCCGTTCATCTTAAGTACATGATAGATGGACAGTTGCTGAAA GTCCAACATCCTAAAAAGGGGAAAGCTATTGATGAAGCAAATAAACAGTTATTTGTGGAGAAGTGTTATGAGCTGGCTAACTACTATCTGGGCTTCAATGGATATAATGCAAGCATTGTGTCA cttTCAAAATATACAGAAGCTGATGAGAAAGATGTTGCAAGTTTTGTATGCAATGCAAAAATATCATTCCGTTTCCATGACGACATCAGTAGTGACGGCATTGGACTGGGACAGGTAGCATTTAATCCATCAG aaaTAGAAACTAAAATAATAGCAGTTAAGAGAGCCAAGAAGATGGCGTGTAACCGTGCATATGGGAACGCGTTCTCAAAGGTCAAGCTTGTTGTGCTAAGTACGGGAAAGGTCGCACCATACGTAGATGAAGCAGCGTCCTCTATCACCAGTCACAATTTACAGGGTATTATCAAG ATAAACAAGGTTGATGTTGAAGAAGAACCGCTATCACCAGAAGATGACATTAACTGGGAAAATACAACATTGTTACAAGATATTAATGAGCAGCTTTTGATAGACCTTGAACTCGATTATTga
- the LOC140040185 gene encoding RAD52 motif-containing protein 1-like isoform X1, with protein MGFFKHNAQLKDGISVQFKLRMVECEAELIEFKKPLGTSNTLFITGISSKLTQQECSMRLKDIFEVYGLIYDVLVYNKINEAIDSYYAFVKFYSSKAAAKAKAAVHLKYMIDGQLLKVQHPKKGKAIDEANKQLFVEKCYELANYYLGFNGYNASIVSLSKYTEADEKDVASFVCNAKISFRFHDDISSDGIGLGQVAFNPSEIETKIIAVKRAKKMACNRAYGNAFSKVKLVVLSTGKVAPYVDEAASSITSHNLQGIIKINKVDVEEEPLSPEDDINWENTTLLQDINEQLLIDLELDY; from the exons ATgggattttttaaacataacgCTCAACTAAAAGACGGGATATCCG TACAGTTTAAACTGAGAATGGTGGAATGTGAAGCTGAATTGATTGAATTCAAAAAACCACTAGGAACATCAAACACGTTGTTTATAACTGGAATCAGTAGCAAGTTGACGCAACAGGAATGCTCT ATGCGGTTAAAAGACATATTTGAAGTATATGGTCTCATCTACGATGTTctagtttacaataaaataaatgaagcCATTGATTCATATTATGCCTTTGTTAAGTTCTACTCAAGTAAAGCAGCAGCTAAGGCTAAGGCAGCCGTTCATCTTAAGTACATGATAGATGGACAGTTGCTGAAA GTCCAACATCCTAAAAAGGGGAAAGCTATTGATGAAGCAAATAAACAGTTATTTGTGGAGAAGTGTTATGAGCTGGCTAACTACTATCTGGGCTTCAATGGATATAATGCAAGCATTGTGTCA cttTCAAAATATACAGAAGCTGATGAGAAAGATGTTGCAAGTTTTGTATGCAATGCAAAAATATCATTCCGTTTCCATGACGACATCAGTAGTGACGGCATTGGACTGGGACAGGTAGCATTTAATCCATCAG aaaTAGAAACTAAAATAATAGCAGTTAAGAGAGCCAAGAAGATGGCGTGTAACCGTGCATATGGGAACGCGTTCTCAAAGGTCAAGCTTGTTGTGCTAAGTACGGGAAAGGTCGCACCATACGTAGATGAAGCAGCGTCCTCTATCACCAGTCACAATTTACAGGGTATTATCAAG ATAAACAAGGTTGATGTTGAAGAAGAACCGCTATCACCAGAAGATGACATTAACTGGGAAAATACAACATTGTTACAAGATATTAATGAGCAGCTTTTGATAGACCTTGAACTCGATTATTga
- the LOC140045206 gene encoding cytochrome P450 2U1-like, producing MCEWAEKFGDIMTLYQGPFRVSIWINDGQLAIDMFQKQPELFSERNFVPFMTYNMATEGSVVWENGPAWKARRRWMITALRYFGMGKRSLEVKIKTEIDIFCQETGNYRSDPFNPQHIVNCAVANIICNIAFGDRYEYSDPEFQELLQNLLKFFKQCSLKNIETHIPSIMSLPMFKHKALPAIYLTEFVRNQVKKHKETFDPENIRDITDRLLAEGEMCDKEEKKFFNADVMWTSLLTIFIAGAETTSSTLMWFFIYMATYQEVQDKVRKEIDDVLDGRKPTMADQTSLSYFEATTCEVQRLGNIAGATLPHGNAQECLVKGYKLPKGTIINLNLYRIHTDPKYWDDPMTFDPSRFLIEDGQKVNKPKMFMPFGIGRRACLGESMAKMEIFLFMTNFFQRFKLIIPEGEPLPDLDPLVGLTMSPKPFKICAIPRE from the exons ATGTGTGAATGGGCTGAGAAGTTCGGCGATATAATGACTCTATATCAGGGACCTTTTCGAGTTTCAATTTGGATAAATGATGGACAGCTTGCCATAGATATGTTCCAGAAACAACCAGAATTGTTTTCAGAACGGAACTTTGTTCCCTTTATGACGTACAATATGGCTACAGAAG GAAGTGTCGTATGGGAAAATGGTCCAGCCTGGAAGGCCAGGAGAAGATGGATGATAACCGCCTTGCGTTATTTTGGAATGGGAAAAAGAAGTCTAGAAGTGAAGATAAAAACAGAAATTGACATTTTCTGCCAAGAGACTGGCAATTACCGCTCTGACCCCTTCAACCCTCAGCATATTGTGAACTGTGCCGTCGCCAATATTATCTGCAATATAGCATTTGGTGACCGCTATGAATACTCAGATCCAGAGTTCCAGGAACTCTTACAAAATTTGTTGAAGTTCTTTAAGCAGtgcagtttaaaaaatatagaaacgCATATACCGTCTATAATGTCTCTACCAATGTTCAAACACAAGGCACTTCCAGCGATATACCTTACAGAGTTTGTAAGGAATCAAGTTAAGAAACATAAAGAGACCTTTGACCCTGAAAACATCAGAGATATTACTGATAGACTCCTCGCAGAAGGTGAAATGTGTGATAAAGAGGAGAAGAAATTCTTTAATGCAGACGTCATGTGGACGTCCCTTTTGACGATATTTATTGCAGGGGCTGAAACAACATCCAGCACTTTGATGTGGTTTTTCATTTACATGGCAACTTATCAAGAAGTCCAAGATAAA GTTCGAAAAGAAATTGATGATGTTCTAGATGGTAGAAAACCAACAATGGCCGATCAAACCAGCCTCTCATATTTTGAAGCTACCACATGTGAAGTGCAGCGATTGGGCAACATAGCAGGTGCGACTCTGCCGCATGGAAACGCGCAAGAGTGTCTTGTAAAAGGTTACAAGCTTCCAAAAGGAACAATCATCAATCTTAATCTCTATAGGATCCACACTGATCCAAAGTATTGGGATGATcctatgacatttgacccttcaAGATTCTTAATAGAAGATGGACAAAAAGTTAACAAACCGAAAATGTTCATGCCTTTTGGTATTG GAAGAAGAGCTTGTTTGGGTGAGAGTATGGCCAAGATGGAGATTTTCCTATTCATGACCAATTTCTTTCAAcgatttaaattaataattccaGAAGGTGAACCTCTACCGGACCTTGATCCCCTTGTAGGGTTAACAATGAGTCCAAAACCATTTAAAATTTGTGCCATTCCTCGTGAATGA
- the LOC140040198 gene encoding cytochrome P450 2U1-like, giving the protein MSLLLSDSVSDYSAYIVFVIIFLTLYLRQRSINSLPPGPTPLPIVGNVLSYGKTPYKRICEWAEKFGDIITLYQGPFRVVLWVNDGQLAIDMFQKQPDLFSQRNPVPFMTYNMAAEGSVVWENGPAWKARRRWMITALRHFGMGKRSLEVKIKTETDIFCQEAANYHSNPFNPQHIVNCAVANIICNIAFGDRYEYSDPEFQELLQNLLKFFKQCSLKNIEMHIPSIMSLPMFKHKALPAIYLTEFVRNQVKKHKETFDPENIRDITDRLLAEGEMCDKEEKKFFNPDVMWTSLLTIFVAGAETTSSTLMWFFIYMATYQEVQDKVRKEIDDVLDGRKPTMADQSSLPYFEATTYEVQRLGNIAGATLPHGNAQECVVKGYKIPKGTIINLNLYRIHTDPKYWDDPMTFDPSRFLIDDGKKVSKPKMFMPFGIGRRACLGESMAKMEIFLVMTNFFQRFKLIIPEGETLPDLDPLVGLTMSPKPFKVCAIPRE; this is encoded by the exons atgaGTTTGTTGTTATCTGATTCTGTTAGCGACTACAGCGCGTATATCGTgtttgttatcatttttttaacgTTGTATCTTCGTCAACGCTCGATAAATTCACTTCCACCCGGCCCTACTCCGCTGCCGATCGTGGGAAATGTGCTTTCCTACGGAAAGACACCGTATAAAAGAATTTGTGAATGGGCTGAGAAGTTCGGCGATATAATCACTCTGTACCAGGGACCTTTTCGAGTTGTGCTTTGGGTAAATGATGGACAGCTTGCCATAGATATGTTCCAAAAACAACCCGACCTGTTTTCACAACGAAACCCTGTTCCTTTTATGACGTACAACATGGCTGCTGAAG GAAGCGTTGTATGGGAGAATGGCCCAGCCTGGAAGGCCAGGAGACGATGGATGATAACGGCCTTGCGTCATTTTGGAATGGGAAAGAGAAGTTTAGAAGTGAAGATAAAAACAGAAACTGACATTTTCTGCCAAGAAGCTGCGAATTACCACTCTAACCCCTTCAACCCTCAACATATTGTGAACTGTGCTGTCGCCAATATTATCTGCAATATAGCATTTGGTGACCGCTATGAATACTCAGATCCAGAGTTCCAGGAACTCTTACAAAATTTGTTGAAGTTCTTTAAGCAGtgcagtttaaaaaatatagaaatgcATATACCGTCTATAATGTCTCTACCAATGTTCAAACACAAGGCACTTCCAGCAATATACCTAACAGAGTTTGTAAGGAATCAAGTTAAGAAACATAAAGAGACCTTTGACCCTGAAAACATCAGAGATATTACTGATAGACTCCTCGCAGAAGGTGAAATGTGTGACAAAGAGGAGAAGAAATTCTTTAATCCAGACGTCATGTGGACGTCCCTTTTGACGATATTTGTTGCAGGGGCTGAAACAACATCCAGCACTTTGATGTGGTTTTTTATTTACATGGCAACTTATCAAGAAGTCCAAGATAAA GTTCGGAAAGAGATTGATGATGTTCTGGATGGTAGAAAGCCAACGATGGCCGATCAAAGCAGCCTCCCATATTTTGAAGCTACCACATATGAAGTGCAACGATTGGGCAACATAGCAGGTGCCACGCTGCCTCACGGAAACGCGCAAGAGTGTGTCGTAAAAGGTTACAAGATTCCGAAAGGAACAATCATCAATCTTAATCTCTATAGGATCCACACTGATCCAAAGTATTGGGATGATCcgatgacctttgacccttcaAGATTCTTAATAGATGATGGGAAAAAAGTTAGCAAACCGAAAATGTTCATGCCTTTTGGTATTG GAAGAAGAGCTTGTTTGGGTGAGAGTATGGCCAAGATGGAGATTTTCCTCGTAATGACCAATTTCTTTCAAcgatttaaattaataattccaGAAGGTGAAACTCTACCGGATCTAGATCCCCTTGTAGGGTTAACAATGAGTCCAAAACCATTTAAAGTTTGTGCAATTCCTCGGGAATAA
- the LOC140050156 gene encoding oxidoreductase NAD-binding domain-containing protein 1-like isoform X2, protein MLRSVRCLKELLKLSKSSTKITKKQVTLAPFMMSTKHGSDHLERTSNEERTNPEYSEAEVIELNDMSPTVKRLLLKVNDQSFIFKAGQWVDFIIPNIETFTGFSMSSSPDQLQSSFIELAVQFSDYPPTLWVHKECQIGNKVSLRVGGTQIIYDPQPSDPHYNVLLIAGGIGINPLLSMIRHANSLKRAQTHWFSPVRFQLLYSASTRKELIFQDDISEIVNNFPSVFQSTLFVTQEDVSSDNKYTQGRIQDSHLASAVQEFGSENLECYICGPPPMIEDMESSLLKLNMKPENVHYEKWW, encoded by the exons ATGTTGAGGAGTGTAAGGTGCTTAAAGGAGTTACTAAAACTAAGTAAATCTTCTACAAAAATCACCAAAAAACAAGT aacTCTAGCGCCATTTATGATGAGTACTAAGCATGGAAGTGATCATCTGGAAAGGACATCTAACGAAGAAAGGACAAAT CCAGAGTATTCCGAGGCAGAGGTCATTGAACTTAATGACATGTCGCCTACTGTCAAGCGACTTTTACTAAAAGTAAACGAccaatcatttatttttaaagctGGCCAATG GGTAGACTTCATCATTCCCAACATTGAAACATTCACAGGCTTCTCCATGTCTTCATCACCTGACCAACTCCAGTCATCCTTCATTGAGCTTGCCGTTCAATTTAGTGATTACCCTCCCACCCTCTGGGTCCACAAAGAG tgtCAAATTGGAAATAAGGTTTCACTACGTGTCGGAGGAACTCAAATTATATATGACCCCCAGCCAAGTGACCCGCATTACAATGTTTTACTAATTGCTGGAGGTATCGGTATCAACCCTCTCCTATCAATGATACGTCACGCCAACAGTCTAAAGAGGGCGCAAACTCATTGGTTTTCCCCTGTGCGTTTTCAATTACTCTATAGTGCATCTACAAGgaaagaattaatttttcag GATGATATAAGTGAGATTGTAAACAACTTTCCATCCGTTTTTCAAAGTACATTATTTGTCACTCAGGAAGACGTATCGTCAGACAATAAATATACTCAGG GTCGAATTCAAGATTCACATCTAGCAAGTGCTGTTCAAGAATTTGGTTCGGAAAACTTAGAATGTTATATATGTGGACCACCACCAATGATAGAAGATATGGAATCTAGTCTACTTAAGTTAAACATGAAACCTGAAAATGTTCATTATGAAAAGTGGTGGTAA
- the LOC140050156 gene encoding oxidoreductase NAD-binding domain-containing protein 1-like isoform X1, whose amino-acid sequence MLRSVRCLKELLKLSKSSTKITKKQVTLAPFMMSTKHGSDHLERTSNEERTNPEYSEAEVIELNDMSPTVKRLLLKVNDQSFIFKAGQWVDFYIHDPTVQIVGGYSISSEPFQFLYNRVLELAVKFSKYPPAFWTHTQCQIGNKVSLRVGGTQIIYDPQPSDPHYNVLLIAGGIGINPLLSMIRHANSLKRAQTHWFSPVRFQLLYSASTRKELIFQDDISEIVNNFPSVFQSTLFVTQEDVSSDNKYTQGRIQDSHLASAVQEFGSENLECYICGPPPMIEDMESSLLKLNMKPENVHYEKWW is encoded by the exons ATGTTGAGGAGTGTAAGGTGCTTAAAGGAGTTACTAAAACTAAGTAAATCTTCTACAAAAATCACCAAAAAACAAGT aacTCTAGCGCCATTTATGATGAGTACTAAGCATGGAAGTGATCATCTGGAAAGGACATCTAACGAAGAAAGGACAAAT CCAGAGTATTCCGAGGCAGAGGTCATTGAACTTAATGACATGTCGCCTACTGTCAAGCGACTTTTACTAAAAGTAAACGAccaatcatttatttttaaagctGGCCAATG gGTGGATTTCTATATACACGATCCAACAGTGCAAATAGTAGGAGGGTATTCTATATCATCAGAGCCTTTTCAGTTTTTGTACAATAGAGTTTTAGAGTTAGCTGTCAAATTTAGTAAATACCCTCCAGCCTTTTGGACACATACGCAG tgtCAAATTGGAAATAAGGTTTCACTACGTGTCGGAGGAACTCAAATTATATATGACCCCCAGCCAAGTGACCCGCATTACAATGTTTTACTAATTGCTGGAGGTATCGGTATCAACCCTCTCCTATCAATGATACGTCACGCCAACAGTCTAAAGAGGGCGCAAACTCATTGGTTTTCCCCTGTGCGTTTTCAATTACTCTATAGTGCATCTACAAGgaaagaattaatttttcag GATGATATAAGTGAGATTGTAAACAACTTTCCATCCGTTTTTCAAAGTACATTATTTGTCACTCAGGAAGACGTATCGTCAGACAATAAATATACTCAGG GTCGAATTCAAGATTCACATCTAGCAAGTGCTGTTCAAGAATTTGGTTCGGAAAACTTAGAATGTTATATATGTGGACCACCACCAATGATAGAAGATATGGAATCTAGTCTACTTAAGTTAAACATGAAACCTGAAAATGTTCATTATGAAAAGTGGTGGTAA